The following are encoded in a window of Carya illinoinensis cultivar Pawnee chromosome 15, C.illinoinensisPawnee_v1, whole genome shotgun sequence genomic DNA:
- the LOC122297437 gene encoding deoxyuridine 5'-triphosphate nucleotidohydrolase isoform X1, whose amino-acid sequence MFSLRPGVVFPLFPSFFQGAIQSKGFPLSISNSCQSSMADSTESDPRHHLSVTTPQQISKVHLSFIPGEPNSYFRVKKLSKKAILPSRGSPLSAGYDLSSATEVKVPARGKALVPTDLSIAVPEGTYARVAPRSGLAWKHSIDVGAGVIDADYRGPVGVILFNHSDIDFEVKAGDRIAQLIIEKIMTPEVTEVEDLDATARGDGGFGSTGI is encoded by the exons ATGTTTTCCCTCCGCCCTGGAGTCGTATTCCCTctttttccctccttttttCAAGGCGCAATCCAAAGCAAGGGTTTCCCTCTCTCTATCAGCAACTCTTGTCAGTCATCCATGGCCGACAGCACCGAATCCGATCCCCGCCACCACCTCTCCGTCACGACTCCCCAGCAGATCTCCAAAG TGCATCTATCATTCATACCAGGGGAGCCAAATTCATACTTTAGGGTGAAAAAGCTATCCAAGAAAGCCATTTTGCCTTCCAGAGGCTCCCCTCTCTCTGCAGGCTACGATCTCTCCAG TGCAACGGAGGTCAAGGTGCCTGCAAGAGGAAAAGCCCTGGTTCCAACCGATCTGAGCATTGCAGTACCTGAAGGAACCTACGCTCGCGTAG CACCAAGATCGGGGTTGGCGTGGAAGCATTCGATTGATGTGGGTGCTGGCGTGATCGATGCTGACTACAGAGGTCCAGTTGGAGTCATACTGTTTAACCATTCTGACATTGATTTTGAGGTGAAAGCTGGCGATAGGATTGCACAGTTGATAATTGAGAAGATAATGACACCCGAAGTGACAGAGGTTGAAGATTTGGATGCAACTGCAAGAGGCGATGGTGGGTTCGGGTCTACAGGCATATGA
- the LOC122297437 gene encoding deoxyuridine 5'-triphosphate nucleotidohydrolase isoform X2 translates to MFSLRPGVVFPLFPSFFQGAIQSKGFPLSISNSCQSSMADSTESDPRHHLSVTTPQQISKGEPNSYFRVKKLSKKAILPSRGSPLSAGYDLSSATEVKVPARGKALVPTDLSIAVPEGTYARVAPRSGLAWKHSIDVGAGVIDADYRGPVGVILFNHSDIDFEVKAGDRIAQLIIEKIMTPEVTEVEDLDATARGDGGFGSTGI, encoded by the exons ATGTTTTCCCTCCGCCCTGGAGTCGTATTCCCTctttttccctccttttttCAAGGCGCAATCCAAAGCAAGGGTTTCCCTCTCTCTATCAGCAACTCTTGTCAGTCATCCATGGCCGACAGCACCGAATCCGATCCCCGCCACCACCTCTCCGTCACGACTCCCCAGCAGATCTCCAAAG GGGAGCCAAATTCATACTTTAGGGTGAAAAAGCTATCCAAGAAAGCCATTTTGCCTTCCAGAGGCTCCCCTCTCTCTGCAGGCTACGATCTCTCCAG TGCAACGGAGGTCAAGGTGCCTGCAAGAGGAAAAGCCCTGGTTCCAACCGATCTGAGCATTGCAGTACCTGAAGGAACCTACGCTCGCGTAG CACCAAGATCGGGGTTGGCGTGGAAGCATTCGATTGATGTGGGTGCTGGCGTGATCGATGCTGACTACAGAGGTCCAGTTGGAGTCATACTGTTTAACCATTCTGACATTGATTTTGAGGTGAAAGCTGGCGATAGGATTGCACAGTTGATAATTGAGAAGATAATGACACCCGAAGTGACAGAGGTTGAAGATTTGGATGCAACTGCAAGAGGCGATGGTGGGTTCGGGTCTACAGGCATATGA
- the LOC122296704 gene encoding uncharacterized protein LOC122296704, with amino-acid sequence MVKAKAVGDLGFRDLEHFNHANASQGWRLLHFPNSLAAKVLSSKYYLDGQFLKATTPRHSSLIWRSLMAAKPLLEEGLFWRIGNGADTKIWHHKWLPIPTSFKVQSPISCFDPEETVSALIDHEAKTWKTDVIDQTFLQREAEIIRQIPISLCNSPDKVVWRYTSNEIFSELEDEILMEVAVVAWKIWRRMNDLVFNQTFSTLQFIVRQATQKLEDLTALFSQQTTNPTTTIPQTIQWSAPPADVYKVNWDFAVDKVNCKVGVETIIWDWE; translated from the exons ATGGTTAAGGCTAAAGCAGTGGGTGATTTAGGATTCAGAGACCTTGAACATTTTAATCATGCAAATGCTAGCCAAGGTTGGAGATTGCTTCATTTCCCTAATTCTCTTGCTGCAAAAGTTCTCTCATCTAAATACTATCTTGATGGCCAATTCCTAAAAGCTACAACTCCAAGGCACTCATCCCTTATATGGAGGAGTCTCATGGCTGCTAAACCTTTGTTGGAAGAAGGCTTATTCTGGCGTATTGGTAATGGAGCAGATACTAAGATATGGCACCATAAGTGGTTGCCTATTCCAACATCATTCAAAGTTCAAAGTCCTATTAGTTGTTTTGATCCTGAGGAGACTGTTTCTGCACTTATTGATCATGAAGCCAAAACCTGGAAGAcagatgtgattgatcaaactTTTCTTCAAAGGGAAGCTGAAATAATTAGACAGATTCCAATAAGTTTATGCAACAGTCCTGATAAAGTTGTCTGGAGATATACTTCTAATGAGATTTTTTCT GAACTTGAAGATGAAATTTTAATGGAAGTAGCTGTGGTGGCATGGAAAATTTGGAGAAGAATGAATGATTTGGTTTTTAACCAAACTTTTTCTACCCTTCAATTTATTGTAAGACAGGCAACTCAGAAACTTGAAGATCTCACTGCTCTTTTTTCTCAACAAACAACTAATCCTACAACCACCATCCCTCAGACTATCCAATGGAGTGCTCCCCCTGCTGATGTGTACAAAGTCAATTGGGATTTTGCAGTGGATAAAGTGAATTGCAAAGTGGGTGTTGAGACTATTATTTGGGACTGGGAATGA